One Coffea arabica cultivar ET-39 chromosome 5c, Coffea Arabica ET-39 HiFi, whole genome shotgun sequence DNA window includes the following coding sequences:
- the LOC113690976 gene encoding uncharacterized protein, which produces MPRISRIKDFLLLLFALLIFHLLFLLHHPFTLLPPLQPPPTISLSFSHHLLFSISSSSTSLPHRTPYIHLWFSPNSTPNTYLFLDKNPLFTLSSTLSLPPVFLSSDTSHFPYTFPRGNPSAIRIAYTVKDVFTLLKPPPHVRWFVFCDDDTVFFPRNLALVLSKYDHNQWFYVGFGSESYEQNQKFSFDMAFGGGGFALSAPLARVLAEVLDSCLTRYPHYYGSDQRIFACLAELGVPLTREPGFHQIDVRGDLFGMLAAHPLSPLLSLHHMDAADPIFPGMNRIQALQHLFKAVNADSPRILQQTVCYEPFNSLTVSISWGFAVQVFEGRQLLPDLISLERTFRPWGRTRSVYSSHFMFNIRETPRDQCKRPVVFFMDSVASKDSSVWTNYTKHNIGSCVRINAVQKLETIRVFSKMMDYDIEELKAPRRQCCDILSPIDETMTIYIRECRNGEVISMPR; this is translated from the exons ATGCCCAGAATTTCCAGAATCAAAGACTTTCTTTTACTCCTCTTTGCTCTCCTCATTTTCCACCTCCTTTTCCTCCTCCACCACCCCTTCACCCTCCTACCACCACTACAGCCACCTCCGACCATCTCACTTTCCTTCTCCCACCACCTTCTCTTCTccatctcctcctcctccacctccCTCCCCCACCGCACCCCCTACATCCACCTCTGGTTCTCCCCCAACTCCACCCCAAACACTTACCTTTTTCTGGATAAGAATCCCCTGTTCACGCTATCATCAACCCTCTCCCTGCCTCCAGTCTTTCTCTCTTCTGACACTTCCCACTTCCCCTACACCTTCCCTAGAGGCAACCCTTCTGCCATTAGGATTGCTTACACAGTGAAAGATGTTTTCACCCTCCTCAAGCCCCCTCCCCATGTCAGATGGTTCGTCTTCTGTGATGATGATACCGTGTTTTTTCCCCGTAATTTGGCGCTTGTTTTGTCTAAATATGATCATAATCAGTGGTTTTATGTTGGGTTTGGCTCAGAAAGTTATGAGcagaatcagaaattttcttttgatatgGCCTTTGGAGGTGGAGGATTTGCATTGAGTGCACCTTTAGCAAGGGTTTTAGCTGAGGTTTTGGATTCTTGCTTGACTCGGTACCCTCATTATTATGGGAGTGATCAGAGGATTTTTGCTTGCTTGGCTGAGTTGGGAGTTCCTTTAACTCGCGAACCTGGGTTTCATCAG ATTGATGTTCGAGGAGATCTGTTTGGCATGCTCGCGGCACATCCATTATCGCCTCTTTTGTCACTGCATCATATGGATGCTGCGGACCCTATCTTTCCCGGCATGAACAGGATTCAGGCTCTGCAGCATCTTTTCAAAGCTGTGAATGCTGATTCTCCAAGGATTTTGCAGCAAACTGTCTGCTATGAGCCCTTCAATTCATTAACTGTCTCCATATCATGGGGTTTTGCTGTTCAAGTTTTTGAAGGACGTCAGCTCCTTCCAGATCTTATCTCATTGGAGAGAACCTTTAGGCCTTGGGGTAGGACTAGAAGTGTCTATTCTAGCCATTTTATGTTTAACATAAGAGAAACTCCTAGGGATCAGTGCAAAAGGCCAGTCGTCTTTTTCATGGATAGTGTTGCTTCTAAAGATAGCAGTGTTTGGACCAACTATACTAAACATAATATAGGAAGTTGTGTGAGGATTAATGCAGTACAGAAACTGGAAACCATCAGGGTTTTCTCGAAGATGATGGACTATGATATTGAGGAG TTGAAGGCACCTCGACGTCAGTGTTGTGACATTTTATCACCGATTGATGAGACAATGACTATTTATATTAGAGAATGCAGAAATGGTGAAGTCATTTCCATGCCAAGATAG
- the LOC113689987 gene encoding uncharacterized protein, translating into MKSFQTNSKSHHPSRLVNLMIISCFLFLLYLLFSFLFFPNSKNLNLSGSLQDLSSTTSLEHIVFGIASNERSWSKRKEYVRLWWRPQIMKGCVFLEEKPPNSTSSENDQISLPPICISGDTSRFRYTFRNGRRSAIRVARVVSETVALNHSDVRWFVFGDDDTVFFPENLVKTLSKYDHGLWYYIGTNSENYQQNKVFSFDMAFGGAGFAISYPLAKVLAKHLDSCIDRYPHLYGSDGRIHACLTELGVTLTHEPGFHQMDVRGNIFGLLAAHPTRPLVSLHHLDAVKPIFPKMTAMEALKHLLEATKVDSQRTLQQTVCYDRWFSWTLSVSWGYAVQLVGFNEFLPVAVLMQETYVPWKRGPLYINHNLNTAKYQPDPCKRPVVFFFDRVSSSRDGIASIYKKTENNCTFDKIQEVRVFSKKLDLDIKQLQAPRRQCCDVLPSSADRVMEINIRECGAEELIYMHA; encoded by the exons ATGAAAAGTTTTCAGACAAATTCAAAATCCCACCATCCATCAAGGCTTGTAAATCTCATGATAATCTCCTGTTTTCTGTTTCTACTCTATCTCCTGTTCTCATTTCTCTTTTTCCCAAACTCAAAAAACCTGAATTTATCAGGTTCTCTACAGGATTTATCCTCCACAACATCCCTTGAACATATTGTATTTGGGATTGCCTCTAATGAAAGATCATGgtccaaaagaaaagaatatgTCAGGCTATGGTGGAGACCTCAGATAATGAAGGGATGTGTTTTTCTGGAAGAAAAGCCACCAAATTCTACATCTTCTGAAAATGATCAAATTTCTCTGCCTCCAATATGCATTTCTGGTGACACTTCCAGATTCAGATACACCTTCAGGAATGGTCGAAGGTCAGCGATTCGCGTAGCTCGAGTGGTATCAGAAACCGTGGCACTGAACCACTCTGATGTTAGATGGTTTGTTTTTGGAGATGATGATACAGTTTTCTTTCCTGAAAATTTGGTCAAGACCCTGTCGAAATATGATCATGGCTTATGGTATTACATCGGGACAAATTCAGAAAATTATCAGCAGAATAAGGTTTTCTCTTTCGATATGGCTTTTGGAGGAGCTGGTTTTGCTATAAGTTATCCCCTGGCTAAAGTTTTGGCGAAACATTTAGATTCTTGCATCGATCGATACCCTCATCTGTACGGCAGTGATGGCAGAATTCATGCCTGTTTGACAGAACTTGGAGTTACATTAACTCATGAGCCTGGATTTCATCAG ATGGATGTTCGAGGTAATATTTTTGGGTTATTGGCCGCGCACCCGACTAGGCCGTTGGTGTCTCTCCACCATCTGGATGCAGTAAAgccaatttttccaaaaatgacAGCAATGGAAGCTCTGAAACATTTGCTGGAAGCCACAAAAGTTGATTCCCAGAGGACTTTGCAGCAAACAGTTTGCTATGATAGATGGTTTTCTTGGACACTTTCTGTTTCTTGGGGATATGCTGTTCAATTGGTGGGGTTCAACGAATTTCTGCCGGTTGCTGTGCTTATGCAAGAGACTTATGTGCCCTGGAAAAGAGGTCCTCTGTATATTAACCATAATCTGAATACAGCAAAATATCAGCCTGATCCATGCAAGAGGCCAGTGGTTTTCTTTTTTGACAGGGTTTCCTCTAGCAGAGATGGAATAGCATCCATTTACAAGAAAACGGAAAATAATTGTACTTTTGACAAAATACAAGAAGTCAGAGTGTTTTCGAAGAAGTTAGACCTTGACATTAAACAG TTGCAGGCACCaagaagacaatgttgtgacGTCTTGCCATCTTCAGCTGATAGGGTAATGGAAATCAATATTAGAGAATGTGGAGCGGAAGAACTAATTTACATGCATGCTTAG
- the LOC113688859 gene encoding putative late blight resistance protein homolog R1A-3, protein MQKDDLVEFINSLLENLPNFPTIRVFAANQVEGERIKALKEKLTFMKNLICFVTLRGVEGGQLGPLLTHTGVLAINAADFSFRYRISYNNNIQMLKEPKHMVVVPVESCVQALIASNLSKESYSESDEHIFIYLVDVLLCTLWEIVKSGTCFLISVKDQLQMLYEGLSFLRTNLKEKPKKFDEKLRHLIGLVVCDAGLVICFLSQKAKRDGLIKEMDIEYVDFLERIKLIKATVAEKRLETSSFFPRTNQLGFIDFLLENMVDLTSPEGGSNALVNHPVRPIHEELVSLRTFLGKIVELRNEDKVLQDLWNSVVEVAYRVEFLIDSLMVGDILDSSSMSFHSILEEIKIIKFKALNICNSNRLDGEVKEATKRMDHKPSQKNKPKINEVVVGFEDEANLIINRLTRGSRQVQIIPIVGMPGLGKTTIAHKIYHDPMVMSHFHLRAWCSISQVYHKKNLFLEILTCILPNIFFNKTEEELAEEIYKCLKRNRYLIVLDDIWDIEAWNELQASFPNDANGSRVIMTSRLHDVAPQDKLDKEPHCLRQLTHDESWDLLKEKLFPGKDLPPKLCELRTQIVEMCQGLPLTIVILAGILAHTDQYGWKEVVQRLSSSAISSSEQCKAALELSYTNLPENLRPCFLYFGAYPQDHEHITDRLTWLWVAEGFVQKTQFKSSEDVAYDYLMDLIGRSLVMVPKQRSIGGVKTCRIHDLLHDFCVRKAQEENFLQLVRGYDELSTCYVPPNLHRLCINCEPEHFWKLRLYSPTIRSLLVFACAEVHPRTWSFDLSFISCIFKLVKVLDLSQINLGYAFPREIEMLVLLRYLAVLGNMRNIPSSIASLSNLETFMVETLESPVLLPDTIWSLRKLRHLQIMNKFFRSGFRLPTGNLDNSSQLCNLDSFSIAILSSWGNMDKILGKFPNIRKLKLKISEYKASPWDKSNKVLVLHFLHRLESLNLNLDPLRDVQYQIEFCFSSTIKKLTLSGFRLPWCKISAIANLPNLEVLKLLHQAFEGQEWNMEVEEFPKVRFLKLASLDIAKWTASECENCFPHLGKLVLERCYFLKEVPSSLGNISTLETIEVSGCPNSASSVMQLQEEGLKYLFHPQN, encoded by the coding sequence ATGCAAAAAGATGACCTTGTGGAATTCATCAACTCTCTTCTGGAGAATCTACCGAACTTTCCTACCATCAGAGTGTTTGCAGCTAATCAAGTTGAAGGAGAGCGAATCAAAGCCCTTAAAGAAAAGCTAACGTTCATGAAAAACTTAATCTGTTTTGTCACATTGCGGGGCGTTGAAGGTGGTCAACTGGGGCCTTTGTTGACTCATACTGGAGTTCTGGCTATCAATGCAGCGGATTTCTCTTTCAGGTACCGGATTAGTTATAATAACAATATCCAAATGCTAAAAGAGCCAAAGCACATGGTTGTTGTTCCTGTAGAGTCTTGTGTACAGGCCCTGATTGCCTCAAATCTATCAAAAGAATCATATAGCGAATCAGATGAGCATATATTCATATATCTTGTCGATGTTCTGCTATGTACTCTTTGGGAGATAGTAAAGTCTGGCACTTGTTTTTTGATTTCCGTAAAGGATCAACTGCAAATGCTTtatgaaggactaagtttctTGAGAACCAATCTCAAGGAGAAGCCAAAGAAGTTCGATGAGAAATTGAGACATCTTATTGGACTCGTGGTCTGTGATGCAGGACTTGTTATTTGCTTTCTTTCTCAAAAAGCAAAGAGAGATGGATTGATCAAGGAAATGGATATTGAGTATGTCGATTTTCTGGAAAGGATTAAGCTTATCAAGGCAACAGTTGCGGAGAAGCGTCTAGAAACATCATCATTCTTTCCTAGGACCAATCAGTTGGGTTTCATTGATTTTCTTCTAGAAAATATGGTCGATCTGACAAGTCCTGAGGGTGGTTCAAATGCTCTTGTAAATCATCCAGTTAGACCAATCCATGAAGAACTTGTTTCCTTGCGCACTTTTTTGGGGAAAATTGTGGAGTTGCGAAATGAAGATAAGGTGCTCCAAGATCTTTGGAATAGTGTCGTTGAGGTTGCATACAGGGTAGAGTTTCTTATTGACTCGTTAATGGTTGGCGATATTCTAGATTCTTCTTCAATGTCGTTTCATTCCATTTTGGAAGAAATTAAGATCATTAAATTTAAGGCCTTGAACATTTGTAATAGCAATAGGCTCGATGGAGAAGTTAAGGAAGCTACCAAGAGAATGGATCACAAGCCATCACAGAAAAATAAGCCAAAAATCAATGAAGTGGTGGTGGGATTTGAGGATGAGGCAAATTTGATTATCAATCGACTCACAAGAGGATCACGACAGGTGCAAATTATTCCCATTGTGGGTATGCCAGGGCTTGGTAAGACAACTATAGCTCACAAAATTTACCACGATCCCATGGTTATGTCCCATTTCCATCTGCGTGCTTGGTGTTCTATATCTCAAGTATATCACAAGAAAAATCtgtttcttgaaattttgacctgtaTTCTtccaaacatattttttaacaagactgaagaagaattGGCTGAAGAAATCtacaaatgtttgaaaaggaacAGATATCTCAttgttttggatgatatatgggACATTGAAGCATGGAATGAATTGCAAGCCTCATTTCCTAATGATGCAAATGGAAGCAGAGTTATCATGACAAGTCGACTTCATGATGTTGCTCCGCAAGATAAACTGGATAAAGAACCTCATTGTCTTCGTCAACTCACTCATGATGAAAGTTGGGATTTGCTGAAAGAAAAGTTATTTCCTGGAAAAGATTTGCCTCCAAAATTATGTGAACTTCGAACGCAAATCGTGGAAATGTGTCAAGGGCTACCTCTTACTATCGTCATTCTTGCTGGAATTCTAGCTCATACAGACCAATATGGCTGGAAAGAAGTTGTGCAACGTTTAAGCTCAAGCGCTATTTCTAGTTCAGAACAATGCAAAGCTGCACTAGAGCTGAGTTACACAAATTTACCAGAAAATTTGAGGCCATGTTTTCTCTATTTTGGAGCATATCCCCAGGATCATGAGCACATTACCGATCGGTTAACTTGGTTATGGGTTGCCGAAGGATTTGTGCAAAAAACTCAGTTCAAGAGCTCGGAGGATGTGGCATATGATTACCTGATGGATCTCATTGGCAGAAGTTTAGTCATGGTTCCCAAACAAAGATCTATTGGTGGGGTTAAAACTTGTCGCATTCACGATTTGTTACATGATTTCTGTGTGAGAAAAGCccaagaagaaaattttttgcaGCTGGTACGTGGGTATGATGAATTGTCTACTTGCTATGTGCCTCCCAACCTACACCGCTTATGCATCAACTGTGAGCCTGAGCACTTTTGGAAATTAAGGTTATATTCTCCCACTATACGTTCTCTATTAGTGTTTGCTTGTGCTGAAGTGCACCCAAGAACTTGGTCGTTTGATCTTTCATtcatttcttgcatcttcaaACTTGTTAAAGTGTTAGATTTGAGCCAAATTAATTTGGGTTATGCTTTTCCTAGAGAAATAGAAATGCTTGTTCTGTTGAGATACTTGGCAGTTCTTGGTAACATGCGGAACATCCCATCATCAATAGCCAGTCTCTCGAATTTAGAAACTTTTATGGTGGAAACTCTTGAATCACCAGTCTTGCTACCAGATACTATATGGAGTCTAAGGAAACTAAGGCATTTGCAAATTATGAACAAGTTTTTCAGAAGCGGTTTTCGTTTGCCAACAGGCAATCTTGACAACTCTTCACAGTTGTGTAATTTAGATTCCTTCTCTATTgcaattctttcttcttgggGGAACATGGACAAGATATTGGGAAAGTTCCCAAATATCCGCAAGCTAAAACTCAAGATCTCAGAATACAAAGCTTCTCCTTGGGATAAAAGCAACAAGGTTCTTGTGCTTCACTTTCTACATCGACTAGAATCGCTCAATTTGAATTTGGATCCACTTCGTGATGTGCAATATCAGATTGAGTTTTGTTTCTCTTCAACTATTAAAAAGTTGACTCTGTCCGGCTTCCGCTTACCATGGtgcaaaatatcagcaattGCAAATCTACCCAATCTTGAGGTtctcaaattactccatcaAGCCTTTGAGGGACAAGAATGGAACATGGAAGTAGAGGAATTCCCTAAAGTTAGATTTTTGAAATTAGCTTCCTTGGACATTGCCAAGTGGACAGCCTCCGAGTGTGAGAACTGCTTTCCTCATCTGGGGAAACTAGTGTTGGAAAGATGTTACTTTTTGAAGGAAGTCCCCTCTTCATTGGGGAATATTTCAACCCTTGAAACAATTGAGGTGTCTGGTTGTCCAAACTCtgcaagttcagtaatgcaactACAGGAAGAAGGTCTCAAGTACTTATTTCATCCTCAGAATTGA
- the LOC113689447 gene encoding dirigent protein 2-like: protein MAKSSAIASLQVLSVLLLASLGQSKTVFTNLTVYSHEHQSGDAQSVFPVAGLPNTTWGLHDFGTVFIADNTLTEDISESSDHLGYIQGIAAMTSRDNSTIHVLLTVLFTSGRYNGSTLELQGLNIYPFDVNEEYAIVGGTRQFRYATGYVALNVQSAKRKHRGPKLAVYIAVSAICSISSMTMRRTGCCLAAAENPVGGLDDVAAGGL, encoded by the exons atggcaaagagttcagCTATAGCATCCCTCCAAGTTCTCAGCGTGCTTTTACTAGCAAGCTTGGGACAGTCAAAGACAGTGTTCACAAATTTGACGGTGTACTCCCATGAACACCAAAGTGGAGACGCTCAAAGTGTTTTCCCAGTTGCAGGTCTCCCCAACACAACCTGGGGGCTTCACGACTTTGGAACTGTTTTCATCGCGGATAATACCTTGACAGAAGACATTTCAGAGAGTTCCGATCATCTTGGCTATATACAAGGCATCGCAGCAATGACATCCCGTGATAACAGCACCATACATGTTCTGTTAACTGTTCTGTTCACTAGCGGACGGTACAATGGTAGCACTCTGGAATTACAAGGACTTAACATCTATCCTTTCGACGTGAACGAAGAATATGCAATTGTTGGAGGAACTAGACAATTTAGGTATGCGACGGGGTATGTTGCCCTTAACGTG CAATCAGCAAAAAGGAAGCATCGAGGTCCGAAGCTTGCAGTTTATATTGCAGTATCAGCAATATGCAGTATCAGCAGTATGACGATGAGGAGGACTGGGTGTTGTTTGGCTGCGGCTGAGAATCCAGTCGGTGGCCTTGACGATGTCGCCGCCGGCGGCCTTTAG